In Oryzias latipes chromosome 19, ASM223467v1, the genomic stretch TCATCATCATCAAAGTGTATATCACCAAGGAACCAGGCATGAGCAAACTCTTGGCCGGTGCCATCAAACTTCTGATTACACCCCAGATGCCTTCCTGAGTGGAGAATGGATAAtatatgcttttaaaaaaaaaaaactgaaagtagagtgtttggggggaaaaaagcagatTCTTGTGGAAAAGACTACAATATTTTTGCCTTTAACAGACAAAATTATCCTTCAAAGATGCAATGTTAACATTTTCGTGCCTAAAGTGCCTTCACGTCATGACTGATCTTTGAGCTGCCTCTCAATTTCACCTGTCAAAGTTCTGATagccattttaaaaacataatgaaaCTAAGATTTCTGCCAAGAAAGAAGTTagtttaagttttcttttgcaTTGGCTGAAGTCTACCTGTTCCAAAGCCCAGCTTGATGTCGATTTCCTCCAACGGGGACCGAGTGTCCTCCACAAACTCCAGTGGCGACACCTCACTCCACATCCTGAAGGCCAGCCTGAAGACGTACCTCTGCTCCTCAACGGTCAGCTGACTGCTGTAGCCTTCTCCGATGAGCCTCCACCTCAACAGTCTCTTGGAAAAGGCCACATGTCCAGTTTCTCTCAAGCTTCTCTTCCGACGACTTTTGGACACAATAGAAGCAGGATGCTGCTTTCTTTGTCTCATTGATTCACTGTCATTTAAACTCATTTGACCACCTATACTGGGGTCAGAAGAGTTGTCTAAAGTGGTGAAATTATCCATGTTTGTGTCATTATAAATGCTATAAAAAGAACTCTCTGTGTCATTGAAGCTCAATGTGTCATCTTCAGAGGTATTAGTCGGGGCACGTTTCATGTCCATTGCTGTGTCATTGCCTTTACTCTCATTAAAACTCTTATCGGGATTAATTTTATTGTCTGAGTCACCGCCCTTGTCAGGTGAAATGAGGCCGTTCAAGTCCTCCTCTTTGTCCGGGACGCCACATCGTGGCTTGTTCATGGCAGCTTTGGTTGCCTCATCAAACAGTCCAGTGACAGGAAGACCtgagagtctctggaattctTTAAGTGCTGAAGTAAATACTTGGCTCTCAGTTTGGCCATCCGCATCCATCCTTTGAGTGACATCCCTTGAATGGGGTGAGGTGGCCCCTTCTTGTATCGTTTCTTGGAAATCCTCCGGAAAATCTTCACTGATCAGAGTTTCTGGGTCCTCCGGCTGCATCTCCTCCCAGTTAACCGGTTTGAGGAACCCATACCTGGacagaaaaagctaaaaaaaaaagaagttttaaatGATCTAATGATGGAAGaattaagataaataaataaacatacctCTGCTTTGTATATGTCTGTTATAACAGGGGCACTGGCCGAATGAAGAACATCTGAATGATCCCGAAGATGGAAAATCTTTTCTCCAGAAACTAAGCAAACGTGtgccaaaaaaagcaaaatgatcCGCTGGAATAAAGTCAGCATCGTGACGTTGTTTCTCCTGAAGCTCAGCACGAAATTACCACAAGCCAGAAAGGAGTCGACCTTTTTAAACAAACCCGGAGTCTCCTGACTCTCTGAAGGTCACCCACTTTTTTTCATTGGTGCGTGAAAAGTAAATCAATTCAGCTGAACTCCATGGAAGTGTTATTCGTGCTCCAGTAGTCTTTAAATAAACCCTCAAACCTCTACTTTTACGTGGATAATAAAAGTTGTTGACCCCTGTTTTAGTTGGGACACACAGGCACAAAGCAaatattcatctttaaaaaaaaagaaaagaaataaaccttggagaacacaaatgtttaatttcaaaAATACACTTTCTTTAGGCGTTTTTCACATAAATACACTCAAATTCTGGGCTTTTTGACCTCTCGGAGTCAAAcagcaatatttttttctgtgtaacaCAACATGACATTTATGAATAAtgcaaaaacactgaaaacaggACAGATGTAAGGTTGCAGGTTGATGTGTGGTCACATCAGAGCCTTGGATATCTCCGCTGCAAGGTGTTCGGCTGTCGGCTTCTCTGCAGTGCAGCTCACACAAAGACCCTCGGCAGCCATTGCATCTCTCGTGGTAGGCCCTATGGCTGCAAACTGGAAACAAAGTGGCTGATAATAAACTACAGACCTCCAAGATATGCATTATTCACATCTTTTTGTGTCTGTCGGCATGGAAACCGTACCTTTATTTGAGTCCGCTGATCGCCTGATAGCCTCAATATTAATTCCAGACAAAACTTTACTCCTGACGGACTGAAAAAAGCAACGCATGCTGGAGTCCCCTGTGAAATCACAAGTCAATTATGCttctatattttaaaaagttttttgtttttaaacataaataggGATGTTTTACCTGCTCTGTGAAGAAATTGTTCAGATTTCTTTCCAGATCGGGATGTTCGGAGGTTTGATAGACAGTCAGTGTCTCCAGGGGAACTCCTGCAAACAAAGAGCATTAAAAGGTGGCAAAATCAGATTTTATAATTAGTGTGACCCCCCGTGGGGATTGGTTCATGTCgagtgtttttaatttgtaaggCACAACTGGGAGAAAGGCTTACCCTTTTCCCTCAAAGCCGTGGGCAAAACTTCTCTTTTGATCGAGCCGCACGGGAACAAGAACGGAGGAATGTTTGTGTCCTCTCCTAAGACGGGAATCAGTTACAAGAACACGTTAGTCACCAGAACAACTGAAAAAGCTGTATGGAAAGAGATTATCAGTGACTGgagcttcaaaaaaaaaataaaaatcccaacATACTTTCAATGATGACACGTGATAGGACCTCTGCTGTTCCTGTGTCTTCTCCTAAAGGGGTCAGACCCAGATTCTGGACTGAACCGGGAAAACAAACAGGTAGATACGTGATAGCGAATAAGAGGATCTTGTAGGAGAATGACATTAGAAACACACAAAGTTCTGAACCTGACATCCCTATTTGGGCTCACAATCACCTGCTGATTATATCAGATCATTACTGCagccacaaataaataaataaaaactttattgtaccaaaaaaaaaaaaacacaaactctgtCTGGCTAAAAGGAAAAGTCACAAAGTCAGgcctttaaaaaaccaaaacaaaaaaaccaacactctgatcctcttttgatctatttttagaagcgttctttaaattatgattatgcagtttttaactaaaataataaaaaacacctGTGCTGttacctagtttctgcagagtggcagaagttcattagacatGAActcttctttaaacattttctagACTGATCCATgtttacaatttgaataaagaattactcagaagtgcagttttaagtttaatttcttaaatacatggtcttcatcagaaaaacgccacaaaaacatgttaaaaacaccattttcattggagtgggtctataatTTTGAAagcattgtttattttttgtaacattCACAACATGTGGAACTTTTTTAGTTTAACCAGAGTTCATTCATACATTTTGCTTGCCAGTAAATATATTAATTATTAAAGACTTCTTAAACAGTAAGTTTATTTGTAGACATTTTCTATAGTTTGCAACAATTTTTGTTaagttttgctttcttttttgctttgtcTTGCTTTTTACAGACTTTACAATGTCACGTTTTCTTATAAGCTAGTATGAACAATTATTTTACCAGTTTTACATAATTTGTCTCAGTTTagtttaaagtttcttttgagGTTGTCATTTAAgtgtaatacattttttgatgCACTAATGattagtttcagtttttaacaCTGAAACACTTCAAGATAAGACATTACTGACTtcctatcatttttttaaatgagattttACCAACTTTTAAAGGGATCTTGAGTCATGTTCTGCCCCGCCTTGAAATAcagataatttttttatgtacattttttttttgtatctctaGGTTTGGGTCAAAGGAAGGAcaaatttaaggatttttttttacctgcttcCTGTATCccattaaaacacacaaacaccaactaaataagaaataaaaaaaggtcagcTGGTGGTAAAAGTGGAGCAAACATTAGGAACATCTTGCACCTGGTTTCCTTTCACCTTATTCTTTTCAAAGTGTGTGGCAGCAAACAATTACTTGTGCACAATTGGCTCTAAAGCCTCAGATCACTTAACATAAGAGTGTGAGCTCCATGTGCCTGGCACACTCGGCATATATTTGGTTTTCATGGATCGCAAAACaccctaaaaagaaaaaaacctgatcaCTCACCTAATGCAGCGGTGGCCTTTCCAACCACATAGATGGGTTTGGTGTTCCACTGATCTCTCAGAGACTTGTTCCACTCTATAACAAGAGATGATTACATGTTACATCAATTTATTTGAAGTAGTAAGCCTAGCAGAAGAACAGAAATGTTAATTCTATTTGTGATATTctaccttcttttcttttttctgcgtCTAAGCACATTTTCACAGCCTCCACTGCCCTGGGGCTAGTAAATATAAGGCCTCCATGTTTTTCTGgctgaaaaagctgaaaaagaaacaaaaatcataAACAATCGATATCTAATAACTTCaggtataaatatatatgtaaatataattGCTTTACCTTATCAGCCAATGTGTTTAATGAGACAAATTTAAATGACAGCACTGGAATTAGTGTAGCTTTGTGTCCATGTGATGCCagctccttcaaaataaaatcaaagaaatatAGCCACTATAATTAATGCAGAACTTTACCAGAACACTGAAACCTGCATCTACCTTAAGATATGGATCAGGTCCAGAAGCTTCTTCTCTGGGCTCTTTCAGAAGCAACACGTGCATTCTGGCGATGTCCTTTCAAAAATAATGGTAATATAAACAAGGGAAAATGCTAGAAAGACAGTTGGGACTCGCAGAACTGCAGAAAGGTTTAGGATCTGATTTAGCTAAGCTACACCCTTGAGCTGTTACATGCAGCCTCCTGATAACGAAGCTGCTGAGTCACGGTTAGAGGGTTGTTCATTATTATAAACACAAAACCAATTTATTGAGATACTTTGTTTAGTGCCGATGGGTAACTCATCCTCGGAGTCGAAGTGTTTACATTAGCAAGAAGCAGCAGATGACGTAGGCAGCTCCAGTTAGCTTCCTGTTTATGTGAAATGTGGGTGACATTTAGGTAATTACTCCATTAATTTACCCTCAAAATAGTAATAGaaacaatgcaaaaataaataataataaataaaaaataataaacgcAGTCAGAGTTGTTTTTAGCGACGAGGTCCTATCAATCATTGGGTATGGTGGGGGGAGCTACAAAGACCAAACTTCTTCATTCACTCAAcaaagttcttaaaaaaaattgtattctaTTTacacatgtatattttttagatatgtattatattttaaacatcaTAGTGTATTAGATAAGTTaactgttttaattaaattacattttaaaaaattcaccCCCCAGAAACTGCAGTGGTATTTTCCCATTTTGCTAGTGTCAAACCGGATCCACTGGCAGCTGACATGAACGGAGTCAGGAGCCGTAATGGCGGCTTCCCGACACTAGTTTCTTTCCTGTTTCCATCGACTAGCTCCGCCTACTTCAGATGACACACGCGTGTTTCATGGTGCAGCATGGCGTCCTCGGCAAAAAAGAGAGCAGTAGGTTTGGGTGAAAACCCAGAGGAAAGCGAGAGTTCTGATAAGAATCCCGAGGATGATGGGGATtccgaggaggaagaggaggacagcGACGCATCAGAAGAAATTAACGAGGTGAGTTATGGCACCAACCCAGACTTGTTAGCAAAGCCAGTTAGCATTAGACGCTAGCAATGTCAACAGATGGTTGATAATCTGCTCACatcatgttttggtttttacataGTATCTTATAAATTATTTTCTCCCTTTTTGTTTACACCTTTTCAGGAAGTCACCGTGGATTTTGAAGCTCACACCATGTCAAACAACGACTTCAATGGCATAaaaaagctgctgcagcaggttTAGTGTAGTCTTTATCATTGGTTAAGGCTGTAGGGGGTGTTATAAAGCTTTCACTGATGTTGCTGTCTATGTTTGGATCTAGTTGTTCCTGAAAGCTCATGTAAACACATCAGAGCTGACAGACATGATcatccagcagaaccacattGGAAGTGTCATCAGGGTAtgttcctccctccctccctcccattcattcattcattcattcattcattcattcattcattcattcattcattcattcattcattcattcattcattcgtggCTTTAATTGACAATATCTTGGTTCACCACTGCTTTAGCAAGCTGAGGTTCCAGAAGACAGTGATGATGAAGATGCAGATGAAGTGTTCGGTTTTATTTCTATGCTAAACCTCACAGAGAGAAAGGTAAGAATTTATTTATCAATGGGgggaaaatatgattttttgtgtgtgtttttaacattatcctgatgatgggaagtggggatgggcttactccacaccaactcagaggggaatttctaaataactactgctgctctgcaaaaactatgttctaaaaaactattttttcttttaattttgactaaaaatctGGCGTCCATCATTCTTTTCAGGGTGTGCAATGTGTGGAGGAAGTGAAGGAGCTGATTTTGGAGCAGTGTGAGAAGAACGCTCCTCATGCTCTGACAGAACAGCTTGAGAAAATCTTCAATGACACCAATAAGCCCGTTGGGCTTCTGCTGAGTGAGCGTTTTATCAACGTACCCCCACAGATCGCCCTCCCACTGCATAAACAACTCCAGTCAGttcaattttaacttttttgacAACCTAAATCTTGtatattgaaaatattttcaggagcaattttgaaatgtatttcattCAATTTTAGGGAGGAGATAGCTGACGCTCAGAGGACTAATAAGCCCAGTGGGAGGTGCCACTACTGCGTGATGATTAGCAAGACCTGCAAAGAAGCATCTAAGAATATCCAGTCCAGAGGAGGAGTTCCTAAAGAGGACTACATGTTTGTCAATGCTGAGGAGGAATTTTTTTATGAGGTAAAAGTTGCAGAAATGCAGAACAGCAAATCAAACCTCCTCATAATCATCTGTCACTGTACATTCCTTCGCACTTATGGAGGGATTTTTGTACCATTATTCCACACGCAACACTCACTGGTTTGATCGTAAAGCTTTACAAATTGTGTGTGCTCAAAAACTTTGAGCACATTTTGAGAAAAACGCACTTGAAACTCAAAAATATgctgaaacaaaacaatgtttgatCTTGAAACTGAAAATCACAAGTCAACTAGTCAATCAGCTCAGAGACTGGATCTGCGAGCTAATTGGATCAGGCTGGATCAGGTTTGGGCACGATTGGAATTTCTGACCACTCAATGTCAACCATCATgtccatgtctgtgattggctggctttCGGGG encodes the following:
- the mmp21 gene encoding matrix metalloproteinase-21, with protein sequence MLTLFQRIILLFLAHVCLVSGEKIFHLRDHSDVLHSASAPLFLSRYGFLKPVNWEEMQPEDPETLISEDFPEDFQETIQEGATSPHSRDVTQRMDADGQTESQVFTSALKEFQRLSGLPVTGLFDEATKAAMNKPRCGVPDKEEDLNGLISPDKGGDSDNKINPDKSFNESKGNDTAMDMKRAPTNTSEDDTLSFNDTESSFYSIYNDTNMDNFTTLDNSSDPSIGGQMSLNDSESMRQRKQHPASIVSKSRRKRSLRETGHVAFSKRLLRWRLIGEGYSSQLTVEEQRYVFRLAFRMWSEVSPLEFVEDTRSPLEEIDIKLGFGTGRHLGCNQKFDGTGQEFAHAWFLGDIHFDDDEHFTAPNAGNGISLLKVAVHEIGHVLGLPHIYRPGSIMQPSYLPQESGFEMDWTDRKAIQHLYGGCKGRFNTVFDWIRKEKTPHGKVLIRFNTYFMRDGWYWLYENRNNRTRYGDPVPLPVGWHGLPKDGVDAHVHVWSRKKDAVYFFKGTQFWRYDNDNDQVLREDSDGRQYPRSISEFFAGVPSPVDTAFYDRRDSHIYFFKNTLVYAFNVDANSLARGFPKNIRDVFPPLENGDHPDGNIDAAYFSYTHNTVFLLKDTRFWQVVGSRDRWRRPYLPRNGLLPHKEVDERWFDICDVHPTALKLTR
- the uros gene encoding uroporphyrinogen-III synthase isoform X1, encoding MGKYHCSFWGDIARMHVLLLKEPREEASGPDPYLKELASHGHKATLIPVLSFKFVSLNTLADKLFQPEKHGGLIFTSPRAVEAVKMCLDAEKRKEEWNKSLRDQWNTKPIYVVGKATAALVQNLGLTPLGEDTGTAEVLSRVIIEREDTNIPPFLFPCGSIKREVLPTALREKGVPLETLTVYQTSEHPDLERNLNNFFTEQGTPACVAFFSPSGVKFCLELILRLSGDQRTQIKFAAIGPTTRDAMAAEGLCVSCTAEKPTAEHLAAEISKALM
- the uros gene encoding uroporphyrinogen-III synthase isoform X2, with translation MHVLLLKEPREEASGPDPYLKELASHGHKATLIPVLSFKFVSLNTLADKLFQPEKHGGLIFTSPRAVEAVKMCLDAEKRKEEWNKSLRDQWNTKPIYVVGKATAALVQNLGLTPLGEDTGTAEVLSRVIIEREDTNIPPFLFPCGSIKREVLPTALREKGVPLETLTVYQTSEHPDLERNLNNFFTEQGTPACVAFFSPSGVKFCLELILRLSGDQRTQIKFAAIGPTTRDAMAAEGLCVSCTAEKPTAEHLAAEISKALM
- the bccip gene encoding BRCA2 and CDKN1A-interacting protein; the protein is MASSAKKRAVGLGENPEESESSDKNPEDDGDSEEEEEDSDASEEINEEVTVDFEAHTMSNNDFNGIKKLLQQLFLKAHVNTSELTDMIIQQNHIGSVIRQAEVPEDSDDEDADEVFGFISMLNLTERKGVQCVEEVKELILEQCEKNAPHALTEQLEKIFNDTNKPVGLLLSERFINVPPQIALPLHKQLQEEIADAQRTNKPSGRCHYCVMISKTCKEASKNIQSRGGVPKEDYMFVNAEEEFFYEEALLKFHYSVQEEADSCLSGRWSFDDVPMKPFRTVMLIPADRMPAIMDKLKEYLTV